In Aliarcobacter faecis, a genomic segment contains:
- a CDS encoding HlyD family type I secretion periplasmic adaptor subunit, producing MKNLDKQDTEIINNNIKTDEHLTIVDKKSKGSTQKVEKKETIFYKILNNIKAIYGLGDDKYNEKEDLDFIYTNYSHANEEANLVSKVIFTIVVGIFAIFLIWAIFAEIDELARGAGKVIPTDKVQTVQSLDGGIISEIFIKEGDIVKFDAPLMKIDTTRFQATLEESRQEYLSLLALKARLEKEATINIDEPLEELIFDEKILQDPSRYDLNEKMLYENRYKELKSSISVLSTQESQKIQELKEIESTIKKLKDNLGFIEEQKKTIKQLVERKIKSNIDLLDMEKEHNQTKGDLQTANLSITRSNFAIQEARNKIQEKLNTFRSEASNELQKTVSQINRFEAKLVGDKDKVDKTTITSPVDGIVKQLNFNTIGGVIQPGVDLIEIVPLSDALVVEAKIDPKDIAFINPSQKAIIKITAYDFSIYGGLEGHIIEISADSIIDKDSKEGKSYYRVLVKTDKNYLERKGKKLPIIPGMVATVDIVTGKKTIMDFLLKPILKVKQDSLHER from the coding sequence ATGAAAAATTTAGACAAGCAAGATACTGAAATAATAAATAATAATATTAAGACTGATGAACATTTAACAATTGTTGATAAGAAATCAAAGGGTTCTACACAAAAAGTTGAGAAGAAAGAGACAATTTTTTATAAAATTTTAAATAATATAAAAGCTATTTATGGTTTAGGTGATGATAAATATAATGAAAAAGAGGATTTGGATTTTATTTATACTAATTATTCTCATGCAAATGAAGAAGCTAATTTAGTTAGTAAAGTTATTTTTACAATTGTTGTTGGTATTTTTGCTATATTCTTGATTTGGGCAATTTTTGCAGAAATAGATGAATTAGCAAGGGGTGCTGGAAAAGTTATTCCTACGGATAAAGTACAAACAGTTCAGTCTTTAGATGGGGGAATTATTTCTGAGATATTTATAAAGGAGGGTGATATTGTAAAATTTGATGCTCCTTTAATGAAAATTGATACAACGAGATTTCAAGCAACATTAGAAGAGAGTCGCCAAGAATATTTATCTTTATTAGCACTCAAGGCTAGATTAGAAAAAGAAGCAACAATTAATATTGATGAACCACTGGAAGAGCTCATTTTTGATGAAAAGATTTTACAAGATCCATCAAGATATGATTTGAATGAAAAGATGCTTTATGAAAATCGATATAAAGAATTAAAGTCTTCTATTAGTGTTTTATCAACTCAAGAGAGTCAAAAAATTCAAGAATTAAAAGAGATAGAAAGTACAATTAAAAAGTTAAAAGATAATTTGGGTTTTATTGAAGAGCAAAAAAAGACTATTAAACAATTAGTTGAAAGAAAAATTAAGTCTAATATTGATTTACTAGATATGGAAAAAGAGCATAATCAAACAAAAGGTGATTTACAAACTGCAAATTTATCAATTACTAGATCAAATTTTGCTATTCAAGAGGCTAGAAATAAAATTCAAGAAAAGCTAAATACTTTTAGAAGTGAAGCTTCAAATGAATTACAAAAAACAGTTAGCCAAATAAATAGATTTGAAGCTAAGCTTGTAGGGGACAAAGATAAAGTTGATAAAACAACAATAACTTCTCCAGTAGATGGAATTGTAAAGCAGTTGAATTTTAATACAATAGGAGGAGTTATACAACCAGGAGTTGATTTAATTGAAATTGTTCCGCTAAGCGATGCTTTAGTTGTTGAAGCAAAAATAGATCCAAAAGATATTGCATTTATAAACCCAAGTCAAAAAGCTATTATTAAGATTACAGCTTATGATTTTTCTATATATGGAGGTTTAGAGGGGCATATTATAGAAATTTCTGCTGACTCAATAATAGATAAAGATTCTAAAGAAGGAAAAAGTTACTATAGGGTTTTAGTAAAAACTGATAAAAATTATCTTGAAAGAAAAGGTAAAAAACTCCCAATTATCCCAGGAATGGTTGCTACCGTTGATATTGTAACTGGTAAAAAAACTATTATGGATTTCTTATTAAAACCAATTTTAAAGGTAAAACAAGATTCTCTTCATGAAAGATAA
- a CDS encoding type I secretion system permease/ATPase: MENKNSELLESETLSNLKDRRKVDDLLGCLLFLSKYHNRETSAESLTYGLPIHNTSMNISMFHEAASRIGFTTRTVKRETLKDITKLALPSVLILNKNRACVLLNYDLKKGIAQVIIPGLSSGETQITVEKLESEYTGEVIIIKPEYNFNNRIEKEIKVENPKEWFWGTLKRNKGIYKQVIVVSLFINLFILATPLFTMNVYDRVLPNNAIETLWALFIGISIVMLFDLVLKVLRSYFLGIAGKRADTIMSNKIFNHLLNIRLDAKPASTGQFISRLQSFESVREFFTSATIAAIVDLPFVFIFIAVIFFIGGPLAFISIATAVISILLSWYFQKPLKEIIEKSVKEDQIKQTTLIEAVSGLEIIKSVKAQNRMKTHWVNSVNKTTHYSDKSHFLSQSITYFTAFLSQFSNIAIVAAGVYLAKEGEITMGAIVASMILNGRVIAPIAQLVGMIIKFDRVMLSLNNLDEVMKMPVEKEDKLYISRPNLKGDIELKDVQFSYKEQNHQTLKDINLKIKQGEKVAILGKIGSGKSTLLKLIMNLYQPIKGSVLIDGLDTRQIDPVDLRHAMGSVPQEPFLFMGTVKDNLTIGEQYVSDEEILRVSKIAGLDEFLGKHEAGYDLLVGERGDGLSGGERQSITLARALISDPGIIILDEPTNSMDRQTEKAFINRLQNIVVDKTLIVVTHKTSLLQLVDRVIIMENGSIIVDGPKDEVFTVKVD, encoded by the coding sequence TTGGAAAATAAAAACTCCGAATTATTAGAGAGTGAAACACTATCTAATTTAAAAGATAGAAGAAAAGTAGATGACCTTTTAGGTTGTCTACTTTTTCTATCTAAATATCATAATAGAGAGACTTCAGCAGAATCTTTAACTTATGGATTACCTATACATAATACATCTATGAATATTTCAATGTTTCATGAAGCAGCTTCAAGAATTGGTTTTACGACAAGAACTGTAAAAAGGGAAACTTTAAAAGATATAACTAAACTAGCATTACCTTCCGTTTTAATATTAAATAAAAATAGAGCTTGTGTTTTATTAAACTATGATTTAAAAAAAGGAATAGCTCAAGTAATTATACCTGGATTAAGTAGTGGTGAAACTCAAATAACAGTAGAAAAACTAGAATCAGAATATACAGGTGAAGTAATTATTATTAAGCCAGAGTATAATTTTAATAATCGTATAGAAAAAGAGATAAAAGTAGAAAATCCAAAAGAGTGGTTTTGGGGAACTTTAAAACGGAATAAAGGTATTTATAAACAAGTAATTGTTGTATCACTTTTTATAAATCTTTTTATTTTAGCAACACCACTTTTTACAATGAATGTTTATGATAGAGTTTTACCAAATAATGCTATAGAGACTTTATGGGCTTTATTTATAGGGATTTCAATTGTTATGCTTTTTGATTTAGTTTTAAAAGTATTAAGATCCTATTTCCTTGGTATTGCAGGTAAAAGAGCAGATACTATAATGTCTAATAAGATATTTAATCATCTTTTAAATATTAGACTTGATGCAAAACCAGCTTCAACAGGACAATTTATAAGTAGATTACAATCTTTTGAAAGCGTAAGAGAATTTTTTACGAGTGCTACAATTGCAGCCATTGTTGATTTACCATTTGTATTTATTTTTATAGCAGTTATATTTTTTATAGGTGGTCCATTAGCTTTTATCTCTATTGCAACAGCAGTTATTTCTATACTCTTATCTTGGTATTTTCAAAAACCTTTAAAAGAGATTATTGAAAAAAGTGTAAAAGAGGATCAGATAAAACAAACAACTTTAATTGAAGCAGTTTCTGGATTAGAAATTATAAAAAGTGTAAAAGCTCAAAATAGAATGAAAACACATTGGGTAAATTCTGTAAATAAAACTACTCATTATTCAGATAAAAGTCATTTCTTATCACAATCTATTACCTATTTTACTGCTTTTTTATCACAATTCTCAAATATTGCTATTGTTGCTGCTGGTGTATATCTAGCAAAAGAAGGAGAAATTACAATGGGAGCTATAGTGGCTTCTATGATATTAAATGGAAGAGTTATTGCTCCTATTGCACAACTTGTTGGTATGATTATCAAGTTTGATAGAGTAATGTTATCTTTAAATAATCTTGATGAAGTTATGAAAATGCCTGTGGAAAAAGAGGATAAACTATATATAAGTAGACCAAATCTAAAAGGAGATATTGAATTAAAAGATGTTCAATTCTCATATAAAGAACAAAATCATCAAACATTAAAAGATATAAATTTGAAAATAAAACAGGGAGAGAAGGTTGCAATTTTAGGAAAAATTGGTTCTGGAAAATCTACTTTATTAAAGTTAATAATGAATTTATATCAGCCGATAAAAGGTTCGGTTTTAATAGATGGTTTAGATACAAGACAAATAGATCCTGTTGATTTAAGACATGCTATGGGAAGTGTTCCGCAAGAGCCTTTTTTATTTATGGGAACAGTAAAAGATAATCTTACTATTGGAGAGCAATATGTTTCAGATGAAGAGATTTTAAGAGTATCAAAAATTGCTGGTCTTGATGAATTTTTAGGAAAACATGAAGCAGGTTATGATTTACTTGTTGGAGAAAGAGGAGATGGTCTTTCAGGTGGAGAAAGACAATCTATTACTTTAGCAAGAGCTTTAATATCTGATCCTGGAATTATAATTCTAGATGAACCAACAAACTCTATGGATAGACAAACAGAAAAAGCATTTATAAATAGACTTCAAAATATAGTTGTCGATAAAACTTTAATAGTTGTAACTCATAAAACTTCACTACTTCAACTTGTAGATAGAGTCATTATTATGGAAAATGGTTCAATTATAGTTGATGGACCAAAAGATGAAGTATTTACAGTAAAAGTGGATTAA
- a CDS encoding TolC family protein: MKRKVIKLICLSIFASASLQAASLKDSIEKVIATNPEVIAEKKNQEAFKKYIDEREAKYLPRVDIDGRLEKSNSDKKYKEQRINSTNSPINGSDQEEGYNLGIAINQMLYDGDLTPAQIREAKHNDLANTYRTEKNIQNIVYETVNAYLGLVQYDEMLNLTKSMIQTNEDNLQIAKEKESISGEVLETYETEGKLNFMKEKYLEEKDLKHSRVTTFKRFVGEEPLGNECRPKMDLTNIPNNLQDLIEKAVLNNYEIKEQIERIKGQREKIAQADSKFLPNFSLELKALTDNDLSLNNNGRENQAFGRINLAWNLFNGGGDKAISEQETIFLAEQKQRLDAITNKIVEEIKVNFERFQKNKERINVLKNYVVSNENIVEVYKSEFESGTRTFVDILDAQTVLYEGKKSLINREYELYRNYYDILTTLSALTDTVLSPNSDGCSNTIALSNLVGEPQNIITANDELKALLGDNNQQETMVERPMHYSPAPVAPIKEAIKSENFATFQEVPAGYYTINITTTEGIDAANGFVRSSGLDKTNTYTYPFGPQMASAKVIYGIFKSVKDANIAMDNLPASVKVNKPYVDNIAKHQKLYDKYHK; this comes from the coding sequence ATGAAACGTAAAGTTATAAAACTTATCTGTTTATCAATATTTGCTAGTGCTAGCTTACAAGCAGCAAGCTTAAAAGATAGTATAGAAAAAGTTATTGCAACAAATCCTGAAGTTATTGCTGAAAAGAAGAATCAAGAGGCATTCAAAAAATATATTGATGAAAGAGAAGCAAAATATTTACCAAGAGTTGATATCGATGGAAGGTTAGAAAAAAGCAATTCTGATAAGAAATATAAAGAACAAAGAATAAATAGTACAAATTCTCCAATAAATGGTTCAGATCAAGAAGAAGGTTATAATTTAGGAATTGCTATTAATCAAATGCTTTATGATGGTGATTTAACACCTGCACAAATAAGAGAGGCTAAACATAATGATTTAGCAAATACATATAGAACAGAAAAAAATATTCAAAATATTGTTTACGAAACAGTTAATGCTTATTTAGGCTTAGTTCAATATGATGAAATGTTAAATTTAACAAAATCTATGATCCAAACAAATGAAGATAATCTTCAAATAGCAAAAGAAAAAGAATCAATTAGTGGAGAAGTTTTAGAAACTTATGAAACAGAAGGAAAACTTAACTTTATGAAAGAAAAATATCTTGAAGAAAAAGATTTAAAACATTCAAGAGTTACAACTTTTAAAAGATTTGTAGGAGAAGAGCCATTAGGAAATGAGTGTAGACCAAAAATGGATTTAACAAATATTCCAAATAATCTTCAAGATTTAATTGAAAAAGCTGTTCTAAATAATTATGAAATAAAGGAACAAATAGAGAGAATAAAAGGACAAAGAGAAAAAATTGCACAAGCAGATTCAAAATTTTTACCAAATTTTAGTTTAGAGCTAAAAGCTTTAACAGATAATGATTTGTCTTTAAATAACAATGGAAGAGAAAATCAAGCATTTGGTAGAATAAATTTAGCTTGGAATTTATTTAATGGAGGAGGAGATAAAGCTATTTCTGAACAAGAGACAATATTTTTAGCTGAACAAAAACAAAGGTTAGATGCGATTACAAACAAAATTGTAGAAGAGATTAAAGTAAATTTTGAAAGATTCCAAAAAAATAAAGAGAGAATTAATGTTCTTAAAAATTATGTAGTTTCAAATGAGAATATTGTTGAGGTCTATAAAAGTGAGTTTGAGTCTGGAACTAGAACGTTTGTTGATATTCTAGATGCACAAACAGTTCTTTACGAAGGGAAAAAGAGTTTAATTAATAGAGAATATGAATTGTATAGAAATTACTATGATATTTTAACAACTCTTTCTGCTTTAACAGATACTGTTTTATCTCCAAATAGTGATGGTTGCTCAAATACAATAGCATTAAGTAATTTAGTTGGTGAACCTCAAAATATAATTACTGCAAATGATGAATTAAAAGCTCTTTTAGGAGATAATAATCAACAAGAAACTATGGTTGAAAGACCTATGCATTATTCTCCAGCACCTGTTGCTCCTATAAAAGAAGCTATTAAATCTGAAAATTTTGCAACATTCCAAGAGGTACCAGCTGGATATTATACAATTAATATAACAACAACGGAAGGTATTGATGCAGCAAATGGATTTGTAAGAAGTAGTGGATTAGATAAAACTAATACATATACATATCCATTTGGACCACAAATGGCAAGTGCTAAGGTTATTTATGGTATATTCAAATCAGTAAAAGATGCAAATATTGCAATGGATAATTTACCAGCTTCAGTGAAAGTTAATAAGCCATATGTTGATAATATAGCGAAGCATCAAAAACTTTATGATAAATATCATAAATAA
- a CDS encoding response regulator transcription factor: protein MENTTHLKILNNLNILYIEDEENIKKNIKETLTLFCENIFDASNIEEAKILLEEHRIDIIITDINLPDTNGIEFIKEFRKIDKKIPIIILSAYTDKDYLLEATKLKLTDYLTKPIDFKSLHSALYKCVDEILENSRYLISFKNNVEFNVLHKKLFCKEKNEEMTLTSKELVLLEYLVKHSNRVLSIEELKNYIWEDELEATESAFKNLLNKLRNKIGKESILNISGVGYRLNY, encoded by the coding sequence ATGGAAAATACTACTCATTTGAAAATTTTAAATAATTTGAATATTTTATATATTGAAGACGAAGAAAATATAAAAAAAAATATAAAAGAGACTTTAACTCTCTTTTGTGAAAATATATTTGATGCATCAAATATAGAAGAAGCTAAAATACTTTTAGAAGAACATAGAATTGATATAATCATTACAGATATAAATTTACCAGATACGAATGGAATAGAATTTATAAAAGAGTTTAGAAAAATTGATAAAAAAATACCCATTATTATTTTAAGTGCTTATACAGATAAAGATTATTTACTTGAAGCAACAAAACTAAAACTTACTGATTATCTCACAAAACCTATAGATTTTAAATCTCTTCATTCCGCACTTTATAAATGTGTAGATGAAATTCTAGAAAATTCAAGATATTTAATTAGTTTTAAAAATAATGTAGAATTTAATGTTCTTCATAAAAAACTTTTTTGTAAAGAAAAAAATGAAGAAATGACATTAACATCAAAAGAGCTAGTTTTACTGGAATATTTAGTAAAGCATTCGAATAGAGTTTTATCTATTGAAGAATTAAAAAATTATATTTGGGAAGATGAACTTGAAGCAACTGAATCTGCTTTTAAGAATTTATTAAATAAACTTAGAAATAAAATAGGTAAAGAGTCTATTTTAAACATATCTGGAGTTGGATATAGATTAAATTATTAA
- a CDS encoding transporter substrate-binding domain-containing protein, giving the protein MRIIILFLFITLNIFANNKNFKVAYDSNFTPFSYKDKDKETGLIIDLLKTWAKYNNYNIKFVENLTWSEKINSLREGNIDFFIGNNNLEHLLKQSFNIFESKATLFSLSKNMNSINPNSKIGLIEGSNQEDLKIKFPNSEIVYFEKISEMINALKHEDIEFFYADKTAIEFYIANNNLYNLIKTNENIYTNINGFKLISNNQNNINIFEDGFSKIPIFELLQSEKQWLYNNKEFFYENFKNKISLNEAEKQFIKNLNMKISISSAWFPFSFKSEKNEPAGISSLYWDLIKNNLDLKTQNIFFDNFNDQISSLKNRDTDLIFNAGETEDRKEYALFSKEYAKFPISIATKKDENFIEHISQIKDKKIAIGNNFTAHRILKKEFPNIEFILVKNPKEGLKLVSDNLAFAYVDIKPVLFYNIAKYDLKDLKVTGNSGFEYALKIMFRDDYKELESILNKAISSISLNELNEIIEKWQNVQFQTTVNYKFLWITLSIFSLLTLAFLYRYLTIKELNNKLKSIVDEKTKKLNDINRNLENIIEEKTKELIKKENILNQQTKMAAMGEMIENIAHQWRQPLSVISTLATSIKLKKELNSLDDIEFIKDMELINQSAQHLSTTIDDFRNFFNQEKQENSFDISETIDKTLHLLSSRINNHNISIILNIEKIEINSFESELIQVLLNILNNAIDAFKEKNIDKKFVFIELIHDENYIYLTIKDNAGGIKEDIINRIFEPYFTTKHKSQGTGIGLYMSLEIVKKHMNGDIFVSNKKYIYNNLKCEGAEFKIIIPIKNNVFNF; this is encoded by the coding sequence TTGAGAATTATTATTCTATTCTTATTTATCACTTTAAATATTTTTGCAAATAATAAAAACTTCAAAGTAGCATATGATTCAAATTTTACACCATTTTCATATAAAGATAAAGATAAAGAGACTGGTTTAATTATTGATTTACTTAAAACTTGGGCTAAATATAATAACTATAATATTAAATTTGTTGAAAATCTCACTTGGTCAGAAAAAATAAACTCACTAAGAGAAGGAAATATAGATTTTTTTATAGGGAATAATAATCTTGAACACTTATTAAAACAATCTTTTAATATTTTTGAATCAAAGGCTACACTTTTTTCACTCTCTAAAAATATGAATTCCATAAATCCAAATTCTAAAATTGGTCTAATTGAAGGATCGAATCAGGAAGATTTAAAAATAAAATTTCCTAATTCTGAAATAGTATATTTTGAAAAAATTTCTGAAATGATAAATGCTTTAAAACATGAAGATATAGAATTCTTTTATGCAGACAAAACAGCTATTGAGTTCTATATAGCAAATAATAACTTGTATAATCTTATAAAAACAAATGAAAATATATATACAAATATAAATGGTTTTAAATTGATATCAAATAATCAAAATAATATAAATATTTTTGAAGATGGTTTCTCCAAAATTCCAATTTTTGAACTATTACAATCTGAAAAACAGTGGTTATATAATAATAAAGAATTCTTTTATGAAAATTTCAAAAATAAAATATCTCTAAATGAAGCTGAAAAACAATTTATAAAAAATCTGAATATGAAAATATCTATATCATCAGCTTGGTTTCCATTTAGCTTCAAGTCAGAAAAGAATGAACCTGCTGGTATTTCATCTTTATATTGGGATTTGATAAAAAATAATCTTGATTTAAAAACACAAAATATATTCTTTGATAATTTTAATGACCAAATATCTAGCCTAAAGAATAGAGATACAGATCTTATTTTTAATGCAGGAGAAACTGAAGATAGAAAAGAGTATGCACTTTTTTCAAAAGAGTATGCAAAATTTCCAATATCAATTGCAACAAAAAAAGATGAAAATTTCATAGAGCATATTTCCCAAATCAAAGATAAAAAAATAGCTATAGGAAATAATTTTACAGCACATAGAATTTTAAAAAAAGAGTTCCCAAATATTGAATTTATTCTTGTAAAAAATCCAAAAGAGGGTTTAAAATTAGTCTCAGATAATTTAGCTTTTGCTTATGTAGATATAAAACCTGTTTTATTTTACAATATTGCAAAATATGATTTAAAAGATTTAAAAGTTACAGGAAATAGTGGATTTGAGTATGCCTTAAAAATTATGTTTAGAGATGATTACAAAGAGTTAGAATCTATTCTGAATAAAGCAATTTCATCTATATCTTTAAATGAATTGAATGAAATTATTGAGAAATGGCAAAATGTTCAATTTCAAACGACTGTAAATTATAAATTCTTGTGGATTACTTTAAGTATCTTTTCCCTTTTAACTTTAGCATTTCTATATAGATATTTAACTATTAAAGAGTTAAATAATAAATTAAAATCTATTGTTGATGAAAAAACAAAAAAATTAAATGATATAAATAGAAATTTAGAAAATATAATAGAAGAGAAAACCAAAGAACTTATTAAAAAAGAAAATATTCTAAATCAGCAGACAAAAATGGCTGCTATGGGTGAAATGATAGAAAATATTGCTCATCAATGGAGACAACCACTATCAGTAATATCAACATTAGCTACTTCTATAAAATTAAAAAAAGAGCTAAACAGTTTAGATGATATTGAATTTATAAAAGATATGGAACTTATAAATCAATCTGCTCAACATCTCTCCACTACAATTGATGATTTTAGAAATTTTTTTAATCAAGAGAAACAAGAAAATTCATTTGACATTTCTGAAACTATAGATAAGACTCTACATCTTTTAAGTAGTAGAATAAATAATCATAATATAAGTATCATTTTAAATATAGAGAAAATAGAAATTAATAGCTTTGAAAGTGAATTAATACAAGTCTTATTAAATATTTTAAATAACGCTATTGATGCTTTCAAAGAAAAAAACATTGATAAAAAGTTTGTATTTATTGAATTAATTCATGATGAAAATTATATCTATCTGACAATCAAAGATAATGCTGGTGGAATTAAAGAAGATATTATAAATAGGATTTTCGAACCATATTTTACTACAAAACATAAAAGTCAAGGAACAGGAATAGGTCTTTATATGTCCTTAGAAATTGTAAAAAAACATATGAATGGAGATATATTTGTTTCAAATAAAAAGTATATTTACAATAACTTAAAATGTGAAGGTGCCGAATTTAAAATAATAATCCCTATAAAAAACAATGTCTTTAATTTTTAA